A region of Bombilactobacillus folatiphilus DNA encodes the following proteins:
- the coaE gene encoding dephospho-CoA kinase (Dephospho-CoA kinase (CoaE) performs the final step in coenzyme A biosynthesis.), with protein MGQVIGITGGIASGKTTVGELIRAAGFLVIDADQVAQELIASPSIVHELAERFGSRILNRDGSLNRAQLSQIVFGHASKLQILNELTQPVIRQQLLAQMDAARAGESKVFFEIPLLFEQHYERLVDQIVVVSVPEQQQLTRLMQRNGFTKAQARVRINSQLPIAQKCQRADFVLDNTQGPHELAQQVQALLTQI; from the coding sequence ATGGGACAGGTTATTGGTATTACAGGTGGAATTGCTAGCGGGAAGACCACGGTTGGTGAATTAATTCGAGCAGCAGGTTTTTTGGTGATTGATGCCGACCAAGTTGCTCAAGAACTGATCGCTAGTCCATCAATCGTTCACGAATTGGCGGAGCGCTTTGGTTCACGCATTTTAAATCGTGATGGTAGTTTGAATCGTGCTCAACTTAGCCAAATTGTGTTTGGTCATGCATCCAAACTGCAAATTTTGAATGAGTTAACACAGCCAGTCATTCGTCAACAATTATTAGCACAAATGGACGCAGCACGTGCTGGTGAATCCAAGGTGTTTTTTGAAATCCCGTTACTGTTTGAACAACATTACGAGCGGTTGGTTGATCAAATTGTGGTGGTTTCTGTGCCCGAGCAACAACAATTAACGCGGCTAATGCAGCGCAATGGCTTCACAAAAGCGCAAGCACGCGTTAGAATAAACAGTCAATTACCGATCGCACAAAAATGTCAGCGCGCGGATTTTGTTTTGGATAATACCCAAGGTCCACACGAATTGGCGCAACAAGTTCAAGCGCTTTTGACGCAGATATAA
- the nrdR gene encoding transcriptional regulator NrdR, protein MICPHCQQNASRVTDSRPSDEGKVIRRRRECENCGYRFTTFERVEQVPILVVKKDGSREEFNRDKLLRGIVRAAEKRPVTLENMNKLVNKVEAQIQAMGENEVPSRKIGEFVMQELVDIDDITYIRFASVYRQFTDINGFMQEVQDMMTTRHQLDKDTDHDK, encoded by the coding sequence ATGATTTGTCCACATTGCCAACAAAATGCTTCACGCGTCACGGATAGTCGGCCGAGCGATGAGGGCAAGGTCATTCGGCGGCGGCGTGAATGTGAAAATTGCGGTTATCGTTTTACAACTTTTGAGCGTGTGGAACAGGTGCCAATTTTAGTTGTGAAAAAGGATGGTAGTCGTGAGGAATTTAATCGTGATAAATTGTTACGGGGCATTGTGCGAGCGGCTGAAAAACGACCGGTCACTTTAGAAAACATGAATAAATTAGTTAATAAAGTTGAGGCGCAGATTCAGGCGATGGGCGAAAATGAAGTTCCTTCACGCAAAATTGGGGAATTTGTGATGCAAGAATTAGTGGATATTGACGATATTACCTATATTCGTTTTGCGAGCGTCTATCGACAATTTACAGATATTAATGGTTTTATGCAAGAAGTTCAAGATATGATGACGACACGTCATCAATTAGATAAGGATACTGATCATGACAAGTAA
- a CDS encoding DnaD domain protein: MTSNSAMVDPLWGYWVVSESTLTQLDYQVLTDLYQPLMGSHALSLYQLLWQHQEPLLSQRQPHAQLLNLLDLDAHAFYAARIKLEALALLQTFQNQDSWGHYLIYQLKRPLTGAEFMRDNILTTFLMEKIGQPDFKKLRKKYAPMQHNLHQAQEITKSFLDVFRLSNAVVDAPSETSAVLPKQVQYTTQQMAEFDWDLLAQRLAPLKVSAAQIQTARTDLFNLHTFYGLDEMELANLIAKTINLQTNQIDLPRLTKLVQKKYEKRSNMQARLSGEEPKQKPQENLQDLPQQQVQLVRSAQKLAPAEFLAAKKRQKGVAVFSSDVQVLRKLQARHILPDEVINILVNYVLDNSATLTNSFVEKIAGDWMQHQLTSAAAAVKYLQSFPQQKRVRKSKKSTKQEAATDWSQASSQEVSPTELAKLQQQLQKLNKKPQ; the protein is encoded by the coding sequence ATGACAAGTAATTCGGCAATGGTGGATCCGTTATGGGGCTATTGGGTTGTCAGTGAGAGCACTTTAACGCAACTTGATTATCAAGTCTTAACCGATTTATATCAACCACTGATGGGGAGTCACGCGTTGAGTTTGTATCAATTATTGTGGCAACATCAAGAACCTTTGCTGTCACAACGCCAGCCACATGCCCAACTTTTAAATTTATTAGATCTGGATGCACATGCATTTTATGCTGCTCGCATCAAATTAGAAGCGTTGGCTTTGTTGCAAACATTTCAAAATCAAGATAGTTGGGGCCATTATTTAATTTACCAACTCAAACGTCCGCTAACCGGTGCGGAATTTATGCGTGATAATATTTTGACGACGTTTTTAATGGAAAAAATTGGGCAACCGGATTTTAAAAAATTACGGAAGAAATATGCTCCAATGCAACACAATCTACATCAAGCACAGGAAATTACGAAGAGTTTTTTAGATGTTTTTCGGCTTTCTAATGCTGTGGTGGATGCGCCTAGTGAAACTAGCGCCGTTTTGCCTAAGCAGGTGCAATATACAACACAACAGATGGCAGAATTTGATTGGGATTTATTGGCGCAACGTTTGGCACCACTGAAAGTATCTGCGGCTCAAATTCAAACTGCGCGCACAGATTTGTTTAATTTGCATACATTTTATGGTTTGGATGAGATGGAATTAGCGAATTTAATTGCCAAAACAATCAATTTGCAGACGAATCAAATTGATTTGCCACGGTTAACAAAGTTAGTGCAAAAAAAGTATGAAAAACGGTCCAATATGCAGGCACGGCTGTCTGGAGAAGAGCCCAAACAAAAGCCACAGGAAAACTTGCAGGATTTACCGCAGCAACAAGTTCAATTAGTGCGGTCAGCACAAAAATTGGCACCAGCTGAATTTTTAGCAGCTAAAAAGCGGCAAAAAGGTGTGGCAGTGTTCAGTTCGGATGTCCAAGTGTTACGTAAATTGCAGGCGCGACATATTCTGCCAGATGAAGTGATTAATATTTTGGTGAATTATGTGCTGGATAATTCGGCTACTTTGACGAATAGTTTTGTCGAAAAAATTGCGGGTGACTGGATGCAGCACCAATTGACTTCAGCAGCGGCAGCCGTCAAATATTTACAAAGTTTTCCACAGCAAAAGCGTGTGCGAAAAAGTAAGAAGTCGACTAAACAAGAAGCAGCCACAGATTGGTCACAAGCTTCCAGTCAAGAAGTTAGTCCCACTGAATTAGCGAAATTGCAGCAACAATTGCAAAAATTAAACAAGAAGCCCCAATGA